In Camelus ferus isolate YT-003-E chromosome 10, BCGSAC_Cfer_1.0, whole genome shotgun sequence, the following proteins share a genomic window:
- the LOC102520672 gene encoding cytochrome b-c1 complex subunit 8, which produces MRMPTASSGKDATKHPALLPEVADGGRWIPYCGGRGDLGTAATMGREFVHLTQMRHVITYSLSPFEQRAFPNYFSKGIPDVLRRTRACILHIAPPFVAFYLVYTWGTQEFERSKRENPATYENDK; this is translated from the coding sequence aTGAGGATGCCAACGGCATCTAGTGGCAAGGATGCCACTAAACATCCTGCACTACTACCGGAAGTGGCGGACGGAGGCCGGTGGATCCCGTACTGTGGAGGGCGAGGTGACCTTGGCACCGCCGCGACCATGGGCCGCGAGTTTGTGCACCTGACGCAGATGCGGCATGTGATCACCTACAGCCTGTCGCCCTTCGAGCAGCGCGCCTTCCCGAACTACTTCAGCAAGGGCATCCCCGACGTGCTGCGCCGCACTCGGGCGTGCATCCTTCACATTGCGCCACCGTTTGTAGCGTTTTACCTTGTCTACACGTGGGGAACCCAAGAGTTTGAGAGATCCAAAAGGGAGAATCCAGCTACCTATGAAAATGACAAATGA